The Coffea eugenioides isolate CCC68of chromosome 8, Ceug_1.0, whole genome shotgun sequence genome has a segment encoding these proteins:
- the LOC113779760 gene encoding probable protein phosphatase 2C 72, with the protein MGSCISTASSEILNAESAQENVVYHEDTNYSDESQVRVGSIHSHQGSKGLNQDAAILYQGYGMEDGAFCGVFDGHGYYGHKVSKMVRNRLPSLLLNQMNAMAKVISPPKYNEKVNGEVQFSKRFNKWKDAFLSAFKVMDKEIKLLENVDCSCSGTTAVVVVRQGDYLIVGNLGDSRAIVGTKSENGIVPVQLTTDLKPGLPGEADRIRKCNGRVLALKEEPHVQRVWLPLDDSPGLAMSRAFGDFALKNHGIIAIPEVSYHRLSQKDQFLVLATDGVWDVLSNDQVTSLVSSAASEEAAAKAVVDASIAAWKQKFPNSKRDDCTVLCLFLQKSQPCTLT; encoded by the exons ATGGGTTCTTGCATCTCCACAGCATCTTCAGAGATTCTGAATGCTGAAAGTGCTCAAGAAAATGTGGTCTACCATGAAGATACTAATTATTCAGATGAATCCCAGGTGAGAGTTGGCTCCATTCATTCTCATCAAGGAAGCAAAGGTCTAAACCAAGATGCTGCAATTCTCTATCAG GGCTATGGAATGGAAGATGGAGCTTTCTGTGGAGTCTTTGATGGACATGGCTATTATGGTCATAAGGTCAGCAAGATGGTGAGGAACCGGTTGCCATCGTTGCTTCTGAACCAGATGAATGCAATGGCAAAGGTCATCAGTCCTCCAAAATATAATGAGAAAGTGAACGGTGAAGTACAATTCAGCAAAAGGTTTAATAAATGGAAAGACGCTTTTCTGAGTGCCTTCAAGGTGATGGACAAGGAAATCAAGCTTCTTGAGAACGTGGATTGCTCTTGCAGTGGAACAACTGCTGTTGTTGTTGTAAGGCAG GGCGATTATCTTATTGTTGGGAATCTTGGTGATTCAAGAGCAATTGTGGGAACAAAATCAGAGAATGGAATTGTTCCAGTTCAATTAACTACAGATCTCAAGCCTGGTTTACCTG GGGAAGCAGATCGAATAAGGAAGTGCAACGGTCGAGTGCTTGCATTGAAGGAAGAACCACATGTTCAGCGAGTGTGGCTACCACTGGATGATTCTCCCGGCCTAGCCATGTCACGAGCTTTTGGAGACTTCGCGCTTAAAAACCACGGCATCATTGCCATCCCTGAGGTCTCTTATCACCGGTTGTCTCAGAAAGATCAGTTTCTTGTTCTGGCGACAGATGGG GTTTGGGATGTACTTTCCAATGATCAAGTAACATCCTTAGTTTCTTCAGCGGCTAGTGAAGAAGCAGCAGCAAAAGCAGTGGTCGATGCATCAATAGCAGCGTGGAAACAAAAGTTTCCTAATTCAAAGAGAGATGACTGCACTGTCCTCTGCCTCTTCTTGCAAAAGAGTCAACCATGTACTCTAACCTAA
- the LOC113779864 gene encoding uncharacterized protein LOC113779864, which yields MQGLEGQNSATTTAAAAGGGGLYTLPPTRFSSEDILFCIDVDPECLVEMKVTGPNGRPFTRLDTIKQGILLFIHSKLAINPDHRFAFTVLGKSVSWLRKEFSGEVDAALSAFRGLSADSSSSGQADLTQLFRIAAHEAKKSRAQNRILRVILMYCRSSVPPQHQWLATQKVFTLDVIYLHDKPGPDNCPQKVYDSLVEALELVTEYEGYIYESGQGLTRILLRHMCILLSHPQQRCVQDDVDVPKSLTKKSPTTESASVDESAPVSSQ from the exons ATGCAGGGACTAGAGGGACAGAATTCTGCAACAACAACGGCGGCAGCAGCTGGAGGAGGAGGTCTCTATACGCTGCCACCGACCAGATTTTCAAGCGAAGATATACTATTTTGCATAGATGTGGACCCTGAATGCTTGGTGGAAATGAAGGTGACCGGCCCCAATGGCAGACCTTTTACCAGATTGGACACCATCAAGCAAGGCATTCTTCTCTTCATCCACTCTAAGCTTGCCATCAACCCTGATCATCGTTTTGCCTTCACAGTTCTTGGAAAATCCGTTTCTTGG CTTCGAAAAGAGTTCAGCGGAGAGGTAGACGCTGCGCTTTCTGCATTTCGGGGGCTTTCTGCTGATTCATCATCTTCTGGTCAAGCTGATCTGACGCAGCTGTTTAGGATAGCTGCTCATGAAGCAAAGAAATCTCGGGCACAAAATCGAATCCTGAGAGTG ATTCTAATGTACTGTAGATCTTCGGTACCACCACAACATCAGTGGCTAGCCACTCAGAAAGTCTTCACCTTGGATGTGATCTACCTGCATGACAAGCCTGGACCTGATAATTGTCCTCAGAAGGTGTATGATTCTCTTGTTGAAGCCCTTGAGCTTGTCACTGAATATGAGGGGTACATTTATGAGAGTGGCCAGGGGCTAACTCGCATCCTGTTGCGCCACATGTGTATACTGTTATCTCACCCTCAGCAGCGGTGTGTGCAAGATGATGTTGATGTGCCTAAGTCTCTCACAAAGAAGTCACCTACGACTGAGTCGGCATCTGTTGATGAAAGTGCTCCTGTGTCCAGTCAATAA
- the LOC113779734 gene encoding PITH domain-containing protein 1, with the protein MACLHDHSCEDHDCSANWTLYQHIDLPRVSALNEAVSGSVRSVFRAWDQRLNSSEGYLESNEGDPELIVFIPFTSDVKIKSISVIGGADGTSPAKMRAFINKDGIDFSDAQSIQPIQEWDLVENFQGVLEYQTRYAKFQSVASITLHFPENFGGETTQIHYIGLKGEATQLKRDVVATIVYELRPNPSDHKTRAELGGGLSQVE; encoded by the exons ATGGCGTGTTTGCACGATCACAGCTGCGAGGATCATGATTGTTCTGCTAATTGGACTCTTTACCAACACATTGACCTCCCCAGG GTATCTGCATTGAATGAGGCTGTCTCAGGAAGCGTTCGGTCAGTTTTTAGAGCTTGGGACCAGCGCTTGAATTCTTCCGAG GGCTACTTGGAGAGCAATGAGGGAGATCCAGAACTAATTGTCTTCATCCC GTTTACATCGGATGTTAAAATCAAAAGCATATCAGTTATTGGTGGCGCTGATGGAACAAGTCCTGCCAAAATGAGAGC GTTTATCAATAAGGATGGTATTGACTTTTCAGATGCTCAATCCATTCAACCAATCCAG gaatGGGATTTGGTGGAAAATTTCCAAGGAGTGTTAGAATACCAAACAAG GTATGCTAAGTTTCAGAGCGTGGCAAGTATCACTTTGCATTTCCCAGAAAACTTTGGTGGGGAGACCACTCAAATTCATTATATTGGCTTAAAAGGTGAAGCCACACAG TTGAAGAGAGATGTCGTTGCTACAATTGTTTATGAACTGAGGCCAAATCCTTCAGATCACAA GACACGGGCTGAATTGGGAGGTGGCCTTTCACAGGTGGAATGA
- the LOC113779761 gene encoding uncharacterized protein LOC113779761, with the protein MERGDNVLETIFEDENLEDVEMLDVEEGELVEVSTEAEHGESNAGIEVKVGNSEGCTNNPGEKKNKKKKKKSKRKRGSSGPNVTNINRFVLDVCRRLKERKSYLVWAAVGCLGVSALGDLVTEVEAIQACGGQKTADGRRFRTGGGILWSVLKVRDPNAYKEIMRRGKEFEKQFKPQNVNLDAMHNKENPSQTTGEVVDGLQEASHQENQLKQNTSERNRVSVHERVRIPVAYDDLLDGENPGDGGASVA; encoded by the exons ATGGAGAGAGGAGACAATGTACTTGAAACCATTTTTGAAGATGAGAATCTCGAAGATGTTGAGATGCTTGATGTAGAAGAGGGAGAGTTGGTTGAGGTTAGTACAGAGGCTGAACATGGAGAGAGCAATGCTGGCATAGAAGTTAAGGTTGGAAATTCTGAAGGCTGCACCAATAATCCAGGAGAAAAGaagaataagaagaagaagaagaagagcaaGAGAAAGAGAGGCAGTTCAGGTCCTAATGTGACAAATATCAACAG ATTTGTACTGGATGTCTGTAGGCGCTTGAAAGAGAGGAAGTCTTATTTGGTTTGGGCTGCTGTGGGTTGCCTTGGTGTCTCTGCTTTGGGTGATCTTGTAACAGAG GTGGAAGCAATTCAGGCCTGTGGAGGTCAGAAAACTGCAGATGGTAGACGTTTCCGAACAGGTGGTGGCATATTGTGGAGTGTCCTTAAAGTCCGTGATCCAAATGCTTACAAAGAGATTATGAGAAGAGGAAAGGAATTTGAG AAGCAATTTAAGCCACAAAATGTCAACCTAGATGCCATGCACAACAAAGAAAACCCTTCCCAAACTACTGGAGAAGTTGTGGATGGCCTTCAAGAGGCATCTCATCAGGAGAACCAGCTCAAACAAAATACTAGCGAGCGGAATCGAGTATCTGTGCATGAGCGTGTTAGGATACCAGTTGCATATGATGATTTGCTTGACGGAGAGAATCCTGGAGATGGAGGAGCATCTGTAGCTTAA